A part of Ammospiza nelsoni isolate bAmmNel1 chromosome 9, bAmmNel1.pri, whole genome shotgun sequence genomic DNA contains:
- the SRSF11 gene encoding serine/arginine-rich splicing factor 11 isoform X2: MASSSGTDVIQVTNVSPSASSEQMRTLFGFLGKIEELRLFPPDDSPLPVSSRVCFVKFHDPDSAVVAQHLTNTVFVDRALIVVPYAEGVIPDETKALSLLAPANAVAGLLPGGGLLPTPNPLSQIGAVPLAALGAPALDPALAALGLPGANLNSQSLAADQLLKLMSTVDPKLNHVAAGLVSPSLKSDTSSKEIEEAMKRVREAQSLISAAIEPDKKDEKRRHSRSRSRSRRRRTPSSSRHRRSRSRSRRRSHSKSRSRRRSKSPRRRRSHSRERSRRSRSTSKTRDKKKEEKEKKRSKTPPKSYSTTRRSRSTSRERRRRRSRSGTRSPKKPRSPKRKMSRSPSPRRHKKEKKKDKDKERSRDERERSTSKKKKSKDKEKDRDRKSESDKDVKVTRDYDEEEQGYDSEKEKKEEKKVADAPSPKGKEPVAEKGSGDPGRESKVNGDDHHEEDMDMSD, translated from the exons ATGGCCTCCAGCAGCGGCACCGACGTGATCCAGGTCACCAACGTCTCGCCCAGCGCCAGCTCGGAGCAGATGCGGACCCTCTTCGGCTTCCTGGGCAAGATCGAGGAGCTGCGCCTCTTCCCCCCCGA TGACTCCCCCTTGCCGGTGTCGTCGCGCGTGTGCTTTGTAAAGTTCCACGACCCCGACTCGGCCGTGGTGGCCCAGCACCTGACAAACACTGTGTTCGTTGACAGAGCCCTCATAGTCGTTCCCTATGCTGAAG GAGTCATTCCTGATGAGACTAAGGCTTTGTCTCTCTTGGCACCAGCTAATGCcgtggcagggctgctgcccgGGGGTGGCCTGCTGCCCACTCCCAACCCTCTCTCTCAG ATTGGTGCTGTCCCTTTAGCTGCTTTAGGAGCTCCTGCTCTCGACCCTGCCCTTGCTGCTCTTGGGCTTCCTGGAGCAAACCTGAACTCCCAG TCTCTTGCAGCAGATCAGCTCCTAAAACTGATGAGCACAGTGGATCCAAA GTTGAACCACGTGGCTGCAGGTCTCGTGTCCCCCAGTCTGAAGTCAGATACCTCCAGTAAAGAAATAGAAGAGGCCATGAAGAGAGTCCGAGAAGCACAGTCCTTAATCTCTGCTGCTATAGAGCCAG acaAAAAAGATGAAAAGCGAAGACATTCAAGGTCGAGGTCGCGctcgaggaggaggaggacgcCTTCCTCATCCAGACACAG ACGCTCCAGGAGCAGGTCAAGGAGAAGGTCCCATTCCAAATCCAGAAGCAGGAGGCGATCCAAAAGTCCGAGGAGAAGGAGATCTCattccagagagaggagcaggaggtcTCGGAGCACGTCCAAAACCAG GgataaaaagaaggaagagaaagaaaagaaacgtTCTAAAACTCCCCCCAAAAGCTACAGCACAACCAGAAGATCCAGAAGCACAAGCAG AGAACGGCGGCGCCGGCGGAGCCGGAGCGGGACGCGGTCCCCGAAAAAGCCCAGGTCTCCCAAACGGAAAATGTCCCGGTCCCCGTCGCCCAGAAG gcataaaaaggaaaagaagaaggacaaagacaaggagaggagcagagacGAGAGGGAGCGGTCAACgagcaagaaaaagaagagcaaagACAAGGAGAAGGATCGAGACCGGAAATCCGAGAGCGACAAGGATGTGAAA GTCACAAGGGACTACGACGAGGAGGAACAGGGCTACGACAGcgagaaggagaagaaggaggagaagaaggtgGCGGACGCTCCCTCCCCCAAAGGGAAGGAGCCCGTGGCCGAGAAGGGCAGCGGGGATCCGGGCAGGGAGTCCAAGGTGAACGGGGACGACCACCACGAGGAGGACATGGACATGAGCGACTGA
- the SRSF11 gene encoding serine/arginine-rich splicing factor 11 isoform X3, whose product MSTVDPKLNHVAAGLVSPSLKSDTSSKEIEEAMKRVREAQSLISAAIEPDKKDEKRRHSRSRSRSRRRRTPSSSRHRRSRSRSRRRSHSKSRSRRRSKSPRRRRSHSRERSRRSRSTSKTRDKKKEEKEKKRSKTPPKSYSTTRRSRSTSRERRRRRSRSGTRSPKKPRSPKRKMSRSPSPRRHKKEKKKDKDKERSRDERERSTSKKKKSKDKEKDRDRKSESDKDVKQVTRDYDEEEQGYDSEKEKKEEKKVADAPSPKGKEPVAEKGSGDPGRESKVNGDDHHEEDMDMSD is encoded by the exons ATGAGCACAGTGGATCCAAA GTTGAACCACGTGGCTGCAGGTCTCGTGTCCCCCAGTCTGAAGTCAGATACCTCCAGTAAAGAAATAGAAGAGGCCATGAAGAGAGTCCGAGAAGCACAGTCCTTAATCTCTGCTGCTATAGAGCCAG acaAAAAAGATGAAAAGCGAAGACATTCAAGGTCGAGGTCGCGctcgaggaggaggaggacgcCTTCCTCATCCAGACACAG ACGCTCCAGGAGCAGGTCAAGGAGAAGGTCCCATTCCAAATCCAGAAGCAGGAGGCGATCCAAAAGTCCGAGGAGAAGGAGATCTCattccagagagaggagcaggaggtcTCGGAGCACGTCCAAAACCAG GgataaaaagaaggaagagaaagaaaagaaacgtTCTAAAACTCCCCCCAAAAGCTACAGCACAACCAGAAGATCCAGAAGCACAAGCAG AGAACGGCGGCGCCGGCGGAGCCGGAGCGGGACGCGGTCCCCGAAAAAGCCCAGGTCTCCCAAACGGAAAATGTCCCGGTCCCCGTCGCCCAGAAG gcataaaaaggaaaagaagaaggacaaagacaaggagaggagcagagacGAGAGGGAGCGGTCAACgagcaagaaaaagaagagcaaagACAAGGAGAAGGATCGAGACCGGAAATCCGAGAGCGACAAGGATGTGAAA CAGGTCACAAGGGACTACGACGAGGAGGAACAGGGCTACGACAGcgagaaggagaagaaggaggagaagaaggtgGCGGACGCTCCCTCCCCCAAAGGGAAGGAGCCCGTGGCCGAGAAGGGCAGCGGGGATCCGGGCAGGGAGTCCAAGGTGAACGGGGACGACCACCACGAGGAGGACATGGACATGAGCGACTGA
- the LRRC40 gene encoding leucine-rich repeat-containing protein 40, whose protein sequence is MAAARRARAGGGGAGPGFGRVAEPPPVPQGLLRLARRSGQLNLAGRGLTHVPEHVWRINLDTPEEAQQNLSFGAADRWWEQTDLTKLILASNKLQSLSEDVQLLPALTMLDVHDNQLTSLPSALGQLENLQKLDVSHNKLRSLPEELLQLPRLRSLLVQHNELSQLPEGLGQLLSLEELDVSNNQLTAIPTSFALLVNLVRLNLACNQLKELPADLSAMKSLRQLDCTKNYLETVPPKLASMASLEQLYLRKNKLRSLPELPSCKLLKELHAGENQIEILNAENLKQLSSLCVLELRDNKIKAVPEEITVLQKLERLDLANNDISRLPYTLGNLPQLKFLALEGNPLRTIRRDLLQKGTQELLKYLRSKIQDDGPGPNEEPPVTAMTLPSQSKVNIHAITTLKLLDYSDKQAAEIPEAVFDAVGANPVATVNFSKNQLREIPPRLVELKDSVCDVSLAFNKISSISSGLCLLQKLTHLDLRNNFLTALPEEMEALKRLHTINLAYNRFKVFPSVLYHLPALENILLSNNQVGSIDPVQLKGLDKLGTLDLQNNDLLHVPPELGNCESLRSLLLEGNPFRTPRAAVLAKGTAAVLEYLRSRIPC, encoded by the exons ATGGCGGCGGCTCGGcgggcgcgggcgggcggcggcggtgCGGGGCCGGGGTTCGGGCGGGTGGCCGAGCCGCCGCCGGTGCCGCAGGGGCTGCTGCGGCTGGCCCGGCGCAGCGGGCAGCTCAACCTGGCGGGACGCGGCCTCACCCACG tGCCTGAGCACGTGTGGAGGATCAACCTGGACACACCGGAGGAAGCCCAGCAGAACCTGTCCTTTGGAGCTGCCGATCGCTGGTGGGAGCAGACGGACCTGACCAAGCTGATCCTGGCCTCCAACAAGCTGCAGAGCCTCTCGGaggatgtgcagctgctgcctgccctcacCATGCTGGAC GTGCATGACAATCAACTGACATCACTTCCTTCTGCTTTAGGGCAACTTGAAAATCTCCAGAAACTCGATGTCAG CCACAACAAACTGAGGAGCCTTCccgaggagctgctgcagctgccgcgtCTGAGGAGCCTCCTGGTGCAGCACAACGAGCTGAGCCAGCTGCccgaggggctggggcagctcctcagcctggaggagctg GACGTGTCCAACAACCAGCTCACAGCCATCCCCACCAGTTTTGCTCTGCTGGTGAACTTGGTGAGGCTCAACCTGGCCTGCAACCAGCTcaaggagctgcctgcagatcTCAGTGCCATGAAAA GCTTGAGGCAACTGGATTGTACCAAAAATTACCTGGAAACGGTCCCTCCTAAATTAGCAAGCATggcatccctggagcagctttacctgaggaaaaacaaactgcGCTCCTTGCCAGAGCTTCCCTCCTGCAAGTTACTGAAG GAGTTACATGCTGGGGAGAATCAGATAGAAATCCTGAATGCAGAGAATCTGAAGCAGCTGAgctccctgtgtgtgctggagctcagggacaaCAAGATCAAGGCAGTGCCCGAGGAGATCACGGTGCTGCAGAAGCTGGAGAGGCTCGACCTGGCCAACAATGACATCAGTAG GTTGCCTTACACCCTGGGGAACCTCCCTCAGCTGAAATTCCTGGCCCTGGAGGGAAATCCTTTGAGAACCATTCGGAGAGACCTGCTGCAA aaaggcaCCCAGGAACTGCTGAAATATCTGAGAAGCAAAATCCAAG ATGATGGACCTGGCCCCAATGAAGAGCCTCCTGTGACAGCCATGACTCTTCCCAGCCAGTCCAAGGTCAACATCCACGCCATAACCACACTGAAATTATTGGACTACAG TGACAAGCAGGCTGCCGAGATCCCCGAGGCCGTGTTCGATGCCGTGGGCGCCAACCCCGTGGCCACCGTCAACTTCAGCAAGAACCAGCTCAGGGAGATCCCCCCAAG GCTTGTGGAGCTGAAGGACTCAGTTTGTGATGTCAGCCTGGCCTTCAACAAAATCTCCTCCATTTCCTcggggctgtgcctgctccagaAGCTGACACATTTGGATCTCAG AAACAATTTTCTGACAGCCTTGCCTGAGGAAATGGAGGCACTGAAAAGACTGCACACAATAAATCTTGCTTATAATAG ATTTAAGGTGTTCCCCAGTGTCCTGTatcacctgccagccctggagaACATCCTGCTCAGCAACAACCAGGTGGGATCCATCGACCCCGTGCAGCTGAAGGGGCTGGACAAGCTGGGAACGCTGGACCTGCAGAACAATGACCTTCTCCAtgtgcccccagagctgggcaacTGTGAGAGCCTCAG GAgcctgctgctggaagggaaCCCGTTCCGCACGCCCCGCGCCGCCGTGCTGGCCAAGGGCAcggctgctgtgctggagtaCCTGAGGAGCCGCATCCCCTGCtga
- the SRSF11 gene encoding serine/arginine-rich splicing factor 11 isoform X1 has product MASSSGTDVIQVTNVSPSASSEQMRTLFGFLGKIEELRLFPPDDSPLPVSSRVCFVKFHDPDSAVVAQHLTNTVFVDRALIVVPYAEGVIPDETKALSLLAPANAVAGLLPGGGLLPTPNPLSQIGAVPLAALGAPALDPALAALGLPGANLNSQSLAADQLLKLMSTVDPKLNHVAAGLVSPSLKSDTSSKEIEEAMKRVREAQSLISAAIEPDKKDEKRRHSRSRSRSRRRRTPSSSRHRRSRSRSRRRSHSKSRSRRRSKSPRRRRSHSRERSRRSRSTSKTRDKKKEEKEKKRSKTPPKSYSTTRRSRSTSRERRRRRSRSGTRSPKKPRSPKRKMSRSPSPRRHKKEKKKDKDKERSRDERERSTSKKKKSKDKEKDRDRKSESDKDVKQVTRDYDEEEQGYDSEKEKKEEKKVADAPSPKGKEPVAEKGSGDPGRESKVNGDDHHEEDMDMSD; this is encoded by the exons ATGGCCTCCAGCAGCGGCACCGACGTGATCCAGGTCACCAACGTCTCGCCCAGCGCCAGCTCGGAGCAGATGCGGACCCTCTTCGGCTTCCTGGGCAAGATCGAGGAGCTGCGCCTCTTCCCCCCCGA TGACTCCCCCTTGCCGGTGTCGTCGCGCGTGTGCTTTGTAAAGTTCCACGACCCCGACTCGGCCGTGGTGGCCCAGCACCTGACAAACACTGTGTTCGTTGACAGAGCCCTCATAGTCGTTCCCTATGCTGAAG GAGTCATTCCTGATGAGACTAAGGCTTTGTCTCTCTTGGCACCAGCTAATGCcgtggcagggctgctgcccgGGGGTGGCCTGCTGCCCACTCCCAACCCTCTCTCTCAG ATTGGTGCTGTCCCTTTAGCTGCTTTAGGAGCTCCTGCTCTCGACCCTGCCCTTGCTGCTCTTGGGCTTCCTGGAGCAAACCTGAACTCCCAG TCTCTTGCAGCAGATCAGCTCCTAAAACTGATGAGCACAGTGGATCCAAA GTTGAACCACGTGGCTGCAGGTCTCGTGTCCCCCAGTCTGAAGTCAGATACCTCCAGTAAAGAAATAGAAGAGGCCATGAAGAGAGTCCGAGAAGCACAGTCCTTAATCTCTGCTGCTATAGAGCCAG acaAAAAAGATGAAAAGCGAAGACATTCAAGGTCGAGGTCGCGctcgaggaggaggaggacgcCTTCCTCATCCAGACACAG ACGCTCCAGGAGCAGGTCAAGGAGAAGGTCCCATTCCAAATCCAGAAGCAGGAGGCGATCCAAAAGTCCGAGGAGAAGGAGATCTCattccagagagaggagcaggaggtcTCGGAGCACGTCCAAAACCAG GgataaaaagaaggaagagaaagaaaagaaacgtTCTAAAACTCCCCCCAAAAGCTACAGCACAACCAGAAGATCCAGAAGCACAAGCAG AGAACGGCGGCGCCGGCGGAGCCGGAGCGGGACGCGGTCCCCGAAAAAGCCCAGGTCTCCCAAACGGAAAATGTCCCGGTCCCCGTCGCCCAGAAG gcataaaaaggaaaagaagaaggacaaagacaaggagaggagcagagacGAGAGGGAGCGGTCAACgagcaagaaaaagaagagcaaagACAAGGAGAAGGATCGAGACCGGAAATCCGAGAGCGACAAGGATGTGAAA CAGGTCACAAGGGACTACGACGAGGAGGAACAGGGCTACGACAGcgagaaggagaagaaggaggagaagaaggtgGCGGACGCTCCCTCCCCCAAAGGGAAGGAGCCCGTGGCCGAGAAGGGCAGCGGGGATCCGGGCAGGGAGTCCAAGGTGAACGGGGACGACCACCACGAGGAGGACATGGACATGAGCGACTGA